DNA from Bradyrhizobium japonicum USDA 6:
GCCGCCGGAGAGCTGCGGCGGATGCGCATCGGCCTTTTCGGCGAGGCCCACCTGACCGAGCAGCGCACGGCCGCGCTCCAGCACTTGCGCACGCGGCTCCTTCTTTACGAACAGCGGGCCTTCGACGACGTTTTCCAGCACGGTGCGATGCGGGAACAGGTTGAAGCGCTGGAACACCATCGAGACCTGGGTACGGACCTTCACGATGGAGGGCGCATCGCGGTCGACCTTCAGTCCCTCGACGTTGATCTCGCCGCGGTCGTAGCTTTCCAGCCCGTTGATGCAGCGTAGGATCGTCGACTTGCCAGAGCCCGAGGGGCCAATGATGCAGACCACCTCGCCCTTCTGGACGGAGGCGGTGATGCCCTTGAGCACCTCGTTCTGGCCAAAGCTCTTGTGGACGTCGGTGAGCTCGATCATTTCTTGCCCGCCCGCTTCTCGAAGTGACGGACCAGCAGGATCAGCGGGATGCTCATGGTGAGGTACATCAGCGCAACAAGCGTGAACACGTTGGTGTTCTTGAAGGTCGAGGACGCGATCAGCTTGCCCTGAAGGGCAAGCTCGGCGACCGTGATGGTGGAGGCTTGCGACGAATCCTTCAGCATCATGATCATGACGTTGCCGTAGGGCGGCAGCACGATGCGCACCGCCTGCGGCAACACCACGCGGCGCATGGTGAGCCACCAGCCCATGCCGATCGACTGCGCCGCCTCGATCTGGCCCTTGTCGATCGCCTCGATGCCCGCGCGGAAATTCTCGGCCTGGTAGGCCGAATAGGCGATGCCAAGCCCGAGGATCGCGGCCTGCAAGGCCGACAGCGTGACGCCGAGATCGGGCATCACGAAATAGAGATAGAACAACAGCACGATGATCGGGATGCCGCGGATCACGTTGATCAGGCTGGCGCTGAGCATCGAAAGCACCTTGATGCCGGAGACCCGCATCATCGCCCAGATCAGACCCAGCACCGTCGAGAGCAGCAGCGAGCCGATGGTGACGACGATCGTCAGCGCGACGCCGCTCATCAGGATCGGGAAGAATTCGACGGCGTCGTGCCAGAAGCCTTTCATCGGTCAGCCTTACCAGCCCCTGTCGATCAACCCTGCGCCTTCTGACCCCACTTCTCGAGGATCTTGTCGATGGTGCCGTTGGCTTTCAGCTTCGCCAGCGAAGCGTTGATCTTGCCGAGCAGCGCGGCCTCGCCCTTGCGGACGCCGATGCCGACCGAGCCGACGGTAACGGGCTTGTAGCCGTCGACCAGACGCACCTCGGGAAAACCGCCCTGCTTCAGATTGTAGGCGAGGATCGGATAGTCGGCGTAGCCGGCCTTGAGGCGACCGGTGTTCACGTCGCGCAGGATGTCCGGGATGGTGTCGTAGGCCTTGACGTCGGCGAACAGGCCGGACTTCTTCAGCGCATCGACGAAGGCGGTGCCGACCTGGGCGCCGACCGTCTCGCCCTTCAGATCATCCTGCGTTGTATAGGCCTTGGTGTCGCTCTTCGGGACCACCAGGCCTTCGCCGTAGGTGTAGATCGGATCGGAGAAGTCGACGACCTCCTTGCGCGGCGCCGTGATGAACATCGCAGCCGCAATGATGTCGATCTTGCCCGATGTCAGCGACGGGATCAGCGCGGAGAATGACATCGGCTCGATCTGCACGCTGAGGCCGGCGTCCTTGCCGACTTCGGTGACGATGTCGACCATGATGCCCTGGATGGTGTTGGTCTTGGTGTCGAGGAAGGTGAAGGGAATGCCTGTCGGCGTCGAGCCGACCTTCAGCACCTGTTGCGCCGAAGCCGGCATCACCGCTGCAATCGCGAGCGCCGCGACCGCGGCCAGACCAAAACGCTTCATCGCATCCCCCTTTGGGCTTGGCCGATGTCGGCGCTCGCGCATGTCGTGATCAGACGTTGCGGGCCAAGCCGTTTCGGCCTATTTTCACCAATATGAAAATTTGGTCACACTTTCGCGGGCGATGCAAGCGGTTTTCATGCACATGAAGGAAGCGGTTTGACGTGAGCGGTGGCAAAAGAATGCGCAAACCGGCCGCCGCAAAGCCGGCAAGGACGGTGAAGGCCAGGAAGGTGCCGGTCAAGGCCAAGCCGGCCGAGCCGGCGATGGATGTCGCGGTCGGCCGCCGCATCCGCGATCTCCGGCGCGTCAGGCAATTCTCGCTGGAGACGGTGGCTGCGCGCACAGACCTGTCGATCGGCTTTCTGAGCCAGATCGAGCGCGGCCTGTCGTCGCCGTCGCTGCGCGTGCTGGCTACACTCGCAGACGTGCTCGGTGTCGGCATCGCCGCGCTGTTCGGCGCAAGCCCAAGCGCCGACGGCGCCTCCGATCAGGTGGTGACGCGCGGGCTCCAGCGGCCCGAACTGAAACTCTGGCGCTCCGGGGTGTCGAAGCAGTTGCTGAGTCCGGCGAGCAGCGACAACCGGCTCAATCTGTTCCTGGTGCATCTTGAGCCCGGCGGCTCCACCGGCGACGAGCTTTACACCCACGACGGCGAAGAGGCTGGTCTGGTGCTCGAAGGCGAGATGATGCTGACGGTGGAC
Protein-coding regions in this window:
- a CDS encoding amino acid ABC transporter permease — its product is MKGFWHDAVEFFPILMSGVALTIVVTIGSLLLSTVLGLIWAMMRVSGIKVLSMLSASLINVIRGIPIIVLLFYLYFVMPDLGVTLSALQAAILGLGIAYSAYQAENFRAGIEAIDKGQIEAAQSIGMGWWLTMRRVVLPQAVRIVLPPYGNVMIMMLKDSSQASTITVAELALQGKLIASSTFKNTNVFTLVALMYLTMSIPLILLVRHFEKRAGKK
- a CDS encoding ABC transporter substrate-binding protein; this encodes MKRFGLAAVAALAIAAVMPASAQQVLKVGSTPTGIPFTFLDTKTNTIQGIMVDIVTEVGKDAGLSVQIEPMSFSALIPSLTSGKIDIIAAAMFITAPRKEVVDFSDPIYTYGEGLVVPKSDTKAYTTQDDLKGETVGAQVGTAFVDALKKSGLFADVKAYDTIPDILRDVNTGRLKAGYADYPILAYNLKQGGFPEVRLVDGYKPVTVGSVGIGVRKGEAALLGKINASLAKLKANGTIDKILEKWGQKAQG